The sequence below is a genomic window from Polyangiaceae bacterium.
GGCCATCCTTGCCCAGTCCGCTTGCATTGAACGAGCTTTCATCGCGGCGGATGGTGTCTGGCACCTGGTACACGACACCCACGTAGACGAGCTCGTTCACGTAGTAGCCGAGGGACACGCCCGGCTTGAAGGAGCCGCCCCACGGTAGCTCCCCCAAGTTCACTCCGGCGTAGACCGCGCCGTTGAGGGCGTCGTCGGTGGGTGCGGCGTAGGCCGCGTTGCTGGAAAACAGGCCCATTAGCAGGGCAATCAGTCGTTTCTTCATGCCCTCAAGCTAGTGGGCAGCGCTCCTTCGCACTTGTACCGGCGCGCCGCGACCGATGGACGATCGCGCCAATATTCCTGCGGCTACTTCCCGAACTGGGTGAGCAGCTGCTCGATGCTGGTCTGCGCGAGGGATTGGCGCATGGCGCCCTCGGCTGAAGTCAGCGCGCTCTGGATCGCCGCCTGAGCCTTCGTCGGGCGCTCCCCCTTGGCGCGCACTCGCTGGTGGGTTTGAAAGAGCGGACGCTTGAGCTCCATCGCGTGAAGCACATCCGCCAGGGAGATCTTGCTGGCGGGTAGGGCCAGGCGAACACCGCCCTTGGCGCCCTCTTGGGTTTCGATGTACCCGGCTCGCACCAGGCTCTGCAGGATCTTGGCAACCGTTGGAGTCGGGATCCCCAGGGATTCAGCCACGGCACGCGTCGGAACGTGCTCGTACAAACCCTGGCGGATCTTGTCCGCCACGAATACCAGGATCAAAACGGCTTGGGAGTAGCTGGTCGGGTAGCTCATGACTCTCCGAACTCGATATACCTTATGCTTAGTTTGCCATGTGTCAAGAGGCTCCATTGCCTCTTGGCGGATTGCCTGGCATCTATAGAAGATGCACTCGCGAACTTACTCCACGAAGTCTGGCGAGGTCCTGCTCAGGGCCATGCGCACCGACGACATCGACACCTTGATCGCGCTGAACAAGCTTTGCTTCCCAAGCATGGCGGAGCAGAACGTGGTGTGGAATCGCGGGCAGCTCTCGAATCACCTGCGGGTGTTCCCCGAAGGTCAGCTCGTGGTGGAGAAGGACGGTGTCGTCGTTGGCGCCGCCGCCAGCCTGATCGTCCACATGGGCACAGATCCCTACCGCCAGCACACGTACTCCGGCGTGACAGACGGCGGTTTCTTCCACAACCACGATCCCCAGGGAGACACGCTCTACGGCGCTGACGTGTACGTGCATCCGGACCTCCAGGGCACCGGCGTTGGCCGGGTGCTCTACGACGCGCGACGGGAACTGTGCAAGCGGCTCAACTTGCGTCGCATCCTCGCCGGCGGCCGCATGTATGGCTACCACGAAGTGGCGAGTGCACTCACCCCAGAGGAGTACGTTGCTTCCGTCGAAGAGGGTAAGCGCCGCGATCTGGTGTTGAGCTTTCAGCTGCGCGAAGGCTTCGTCGTTCGGGGGATCCTCAAGAACTACATCCGGGATCCCCTCAGCAACAACTCCGCGACGCTGATCGAGTGGCAGAACCCGGACTTCAAGCCCAGCGAGGATGGCGACGTACGCAAGGTGCGTGTCGCCTGCGTGCAGTACCAGGTGCGCCGCGTGAATAGCTTCGAAGAGTTCGCCGACCAGACGGAGTACTTCGTCGAGACTGCGTCAGAATACCGTGCGGATTTTGTCGTGTTCCCCGAGCTGTTCAGCGTGCAGCTGTTGAGTCAAGACAGCATGAAGAAGCTGCCGAGTCTCGACGGCATCAAGCGCTTGACGGAGCTCGAGACGCCGTTCTTCGATTTGATGACGCGCATGGCGAAGGACTACGGCGTGCACATCGTCGCGGGCACCCATCCCATCGCGCGGGACGGCGTGATCTACAATGTCTCTCCGCTGTTTTTCCCTGACGGCCGCCACGTGATTCAGCCGAAACTCCACATCACTCCTTCCGAGCGGAAATACTGGGGGATCACCGGTGGCAACGAGTTGCCCGTGATTCAGACGCCCAAGGCCAAGGTCGGCATCTTGATCTGCTACGACTCCGAGTTCCCGGAAGCTGCTCGTCACCTAGCGGACGAAGGCGCCGAGATCATCTTCGTGCCCTACTGCACGGACACGCGTGAAGGTCACCTTCGGGTGCGTTATTGCTGTCAGGCTCGCGCTATCGAGAACCAAGTCTACGTGGCTGCGGCGGGCGTGATTGGGAACCTGCCGAGCGTTGCGGCGATGGATATTCACTACGGCCGCGCCGCGGTGTTCACCCCGAGTGACTTCGAGTTCGCGCGCGACGGCGTGCAGGCTCAAGCAGACAGCAACGTCGAGATGCTGCTGGTCACCGATCTCGACATCAACGATCTATACCGCTCACGCATGAGCGGCAGCGTGACGCCGCGCCTTGACCGGCGCCGCGACTTGTTCGAGTTTCGTTCACGGGTGAAAAACAGCGAGTTTGGCCCGGAGGAATCGGAACCGATCGACCCGGGTGGTGACGACTGATCGCGGACCGCGCGGAAGTAGAGTCTCACTCAGCCAACTCATCGAGCGCAGCCTGCCTTGGATTCGTGCACTAGCTTGCTATCCTAATCGGATGGCGGGTTCGGGGGTGAGGCGCGCAGGTTTTCGCTTCACAGCGCTCGTGGCCGCGCTAGGCGCGCTGGTAGCTTGCGGCGGCAACAACCGCGCGCAGGTGTCCAATGCAGAGGAGGCGGCTCCGGAGCAGTGCGTTGGAGCCGACGCTTGCCTTGCCGCCGCGGACGACCTGTTCCGCCAGTACCTGCGGTGCCTGCCACCAGAGCCGGGGGTGATTCGCTGTTACTTTGGAGGGGCTCCGCCACCTTGCGAAGGCCATCCCAAGCAGTGGTTGCAGCGGTTTCTCAGGGTGCACGCCCGGGCCCACCGCTACGTCGCGCAGGAGCGCGCGGCTTTACCCGCGGCGGAGCGTGAAGCCCACGAACGCGGCGAGCGCTTCTGGCTCGAGCGGATTCGGGAGGTCACCGAGAAGGAGAGAGCCGAAGAAGCCGCGCGGAAAGCGAACGCAGAGCAAGCGCGGCGTCAGCGGGAGATCGACAAGCGAGACTCCGAGCGCGAAGGCAAGGCTTTCGAGCAGGAGCTCGAGCAGCGGGTCGACGACGACTAGTCGCGGTAGGCGAACAGTAGGTGCCAAGCGTCGTCCTCGAAGAAGAGCACCACGCGGCCGTTCTCCACATCCCATGCCGCCTTCCGAGTTGTCTCCCCGCGGAAGTCTGGCACCTCACGTTCGCGTTCGTCCTCGCCTTCGGTGATGGTCGGGTCCCCGTAAGCGTCGGGGATCACCGCGACCGCGCTCTGCCAGTTGGGGTAGGTGAAGAGCATGCCGTTCACGGTGCCAGACAGTGCGTACAGAATCACCTCGGGAGTCGAGGCACCCATGCGTGCCGGGGCGCTGCTACACAGCGTCGTCTCGCCTTCTTGGCCTTCGTAGGTCAACGGCTTCGCAGGCACGAGGCAGCCGGAAGCGCTGTCGAAAATCGGGCGCCCGAAATCGAATCCGGCGAGGTTCGCCGGTAGGCGAGGTTGGTTTGGCAGTGGCGAGACGACCTGCGGTTGTCCCACCGGGATCGGGGCGGTGGCTTCGATCACTCGGACGTCGTTCGCGGTGCCGAACACACTGGGAGACGACGCCCGCGCCTCAGGAATCGGGGCTGTGGCCGGCGAGTCTACCGATGAACCACACCCCGTCAGCACGGCGACGGCGAAGCAGGCGCGCACCCAGGACATCGTGCTCCGAGCATAGCAAAGCCCCGCCCGCATGCGAGCTCGCTTCGCGGGGTGGGGCGGATGCATGTGTTGCCGTGCGGTTTCGCTCCAGGTGTCTTTTGTTCAGGACGTCGCGCCAATCTGCAACGGCTCACGTGGACATTCGCAGCCGAGGTGGGACGTGTGCTGACGTGGTGCGACAGTGACCCCACGCGCGGGCCTAGCGCTTTTTTCGAGCTTCCAGTGCGAGCAGCTGGGACCAGAAGCGCTCCGGGTTGCCCAGGACGCTGCGCGTGATCTGCACATGGGAGGTCTCTTGAGCGCTGATCCAGCTCAAGGGTACTGAGTCGAAGGACAGCAGGCGCGCGCCGGGAAACGTGAGAAAGATCGGCGAGTGGGTGGCGATGATGAACTGCGCGGCGTCTTTCCGCAGAAGCCGCGCCATATGTCCCAGCAGCGCGAGCTGACGTTGCGGCGACAGCGCGGCCTCGGGTTCGTCCATCAGCACGAGCCCGGGACTGAGCCAGGTCTCGAACATGGCGAGGAATGCCTCGCCGTGAGAGCGCGTGTGCAGCGAGCGCCCGCCGTAGCGAGGGTAAGGGTCAGCGGGGACCCCGTGAAGGGTGAAGTCGGGGTCGACTCTGCGTTGATCGAGCAAGCTCGCGAAGTGGGCTTGGAACTCCGCGCGGAAAAAGTATCCGTCTTTGGGGCGCTCCCTGAACGCGGCTCGCAGGTACGGTGCCAAGTCGCTGTGTGTGCCTGGGGCGTGGCTCGATGCGAGCTCGTTTCGCCCTCCGCCGTGAACCGGCAAGTTGCTCAGCGCGGCTATCGCCTCGAGCACCGTGGACTTGCCCGAGCCGTTTTCTCCAACGAGGAACGTGACCGGCGACTCGAAGTCGATGCGTAGATCCCGCAAGAACGGCAGGTTGCCGGGGAAACGCGTCGCGTCGAGGGGTGCGTCGTCGCGCAGCGCGAGCCGAGTCAGAAACGGTGCCTGCGCCACGGGTCGTGCTTAGCACCGGTAGGGCTCGAGATCTCAGGTCACTAGACGTCGCAGGTGGAGCATTCACACGCTCGCACTTCGCGCTCGCTGTCATAGCCGCAGATGCAGCCTTTGCAGTCTGCGTTGCCGCTACACTCGTCTTCGTCTTTGAGGCAAGAGAAGCCTTCTTTTCCGCAGTGGCGTCTGCCGTACTTCGCGCACGACGAATGGGGACAATCCGCGTCGGTTCTACAGCTAGCCTTGACGCAGCGTCCAACGGGCTCGCTGCACAGGCAAAGCTCGTCCGCGCCGCATTCGGCGTCCCTCACGCAGCCCGAGATGCACACGGCCTCCGTTGGGGCGCGTCTCCTCGCAACGGCCATGCAGGGTGCTTCCGCAGTCGTCGTCCGACTTGCAGACGTCTTTCAATTGGGCCCAGTGCGGCCAATCAGCCTTGGGCAGGGTGTCCAGGTACTCCTTGCTGCTGTCGACGAGCTTCTGGTTGAGTCGATCGTGAGCCGAGTCGAAGGGACGAGCTCGCGGCAGCAGGCTGGGGCACTCGACGGCTTCCTCGCGCACCAAGGCACCCGACTTACACTCAGCAAAGCCGGTAGGCTCGCCGCCGATCAACACGGGTTCCTCGCCGCTGCAGTGGAAGCGCGGGCGTTGCATCAGCCCCCAAGTGTGGGTAGCCGCCCCGGCGCCTACGGCGATCAGAGCAGCGGCGAGCAACAACGCGCGCCCAAGCCACGAAAGCGTGTTATTTCCCCGGGGTTGCGCCGGTCCATTCGCTTGCGCCGCCACGAGCCAACTCTAGCACTGCCTTCTTCCAGGGGTCAGCGGTTGCTTGTCGCGTTCCGGCTACCGCGCGGTCCTTGTGAGTTCTTCTTGCGTCATCAATGCTTCGCTGGTTGGTGCGGTGGACGAACGCCGCGCCTCACCCCCAACCCTGGCCTCCTCGATTGCAGAGAGGCGAGTGTGACGTCAGACGTGGGGTGGCGCAAACGCGAGCCCGGACAATTAGTTCGCCAACAGGTCGAGGCACCACAAGCCGTTCGGGTTGTGGAAGAGGTCGTCTTGGGGGTGACGCTCGTCCGGGGTGTGGCGTAGGCGGAACTTGGGTGCGTCCTGGGCGATGCTGAAGGTGTGTCCGTCCTCGAGCTTGGGTGCTTCCTCGAGGAGATACATGTTGAAGACGTTGAGGGTGTACGCGGCCTCGGTGTCTCGAACTGAACGAGACACGGCGGTGTCCGGCATACCGAAGTGGTGCATCCCGCAGGAGTAGTAGTAGCTCTGCCCGCCGATCAACGTGACGCAGGCGGAGTATTGGTCGAGGCGAGTGCCAGCGATGAGCTCGAACCACTGAGGCCAGCTGTGAGCGATCCCGCTCGACTCCACCTTGACGGCGATGCCTCCGATGTCGCGTAGGAGCGCTGTGAAGCGGTGAATGCGGTCGCGCTCCATTGGAAAATCCAAGGGGAAAATCAGATAGGCGACGCTTTTGTGCCTGGCGACGTCGCTGAGCAGCGATGGTTCCAGGTGACCCTGGCCGGCGATGCCAAACGCCTCCTCGAGGTGAGGATCTGGGTCCTGGAAGTCGACCTCTACCCGCTCCTGGGTGTTGGTGTCAGAAAGCACCTGACCCGCGAACAAGAAACGCGCCGGTGGTTCGTGACGGGCTACTGCCGCCAGGAACTCACCGCGGTCTGCCCAAGGCCCCGGGATGCACAACACCAAAGGGTTGCCCATGTTCGAGAGCATCTCATGTTTTCTCGCATCTCGGCGCTGTCGGTCACAAACAGGAGCTTTCCTGCGATGAGTCGGGGCAATGCAGGAACTGGCGAAGAAGCTCTTGAAGCTGGAAAGGTGGGGGCGCGCCTGGAGGGCAGCGTTCGGGATGTGGGTGCTGAGCTTGAGTACGGGGTGCGGCGCAGCCCAGCCGCTGGTCGACGGGAGCAACCGGGCTCAGGTCTCAGGCGCAGCCAGCGCTGGGCCAGCGGAAAAACCGCGCGGTAATGAGGCTGGGGCTCCCGACGCTGGGGTTTCAGAGGCTGGGGTTCGCGGCGTCTGCGAGCCATCGGCCCTCTCGGAATCGCAGTTTTCCCGCGACGGCAGCCATTTCGTCGTGCGTCTGGCATCCGGCATTCGGCGCTACGACGCTTCGAGCTGGCTGCCGTCATCGACCGACCTGAGCGTGAAGGAGATGGCCGGCTTTCGCCTGAGCCCCGATGGCCGCTTCCTGTTCGCATTCGTCCACCCAGGTGGAATGGCGCCGAGCCCGTCGGGACACCTGGAAGTCCTGGACACGCAAACGGGGAAACAGGTCTGGCGCTCGACGACTTTGCGGGGCGACCTCTACCAGGGCTCCCTGGTGATCGCCGACGATGGCAGCTGGTTCGCGGTGGTGCTGACGGCCGAAGCGGAGGAAGACGACCACGTCGAGCTGGTCGAACTGCCAACCTTCAAGCGCTTGGGGCGTTTCGGGATCCCGAGCAAGGTCACGGTGCTTCGCCGCCCGTGGTGGCGTCCTCGTGCGCTGCCACCGACACCAAGCGTTCACGGCGTGCCGCTCAGCGTACCGAATAATCCCCCCGACTGGTCCCTCGACAAGGTCAGCCTCCAGCCGGTCGTGGTCAACCTTGCGGCGAGCCCGGACTCCGCGTGGCTCGCTATCAACTGGATGGGTAGTGCAAACGCCACGTCCGTGATCGACGTCCGCAAGGCGGCCCTCAGAGAAACTCTGCCTGGCAGCTACTTCGCATTTTCACCCAAAGGTCGCTATCTGATGCTTGACGAAGCATCCGGGGCGCGGGCGCTCTACGATACTCGAACGGGCAAGGGAGCCCTGTTCTACGACCCGCTCTGTCCCCCTCAGGGGAACCTCTTCAAGCCGAGCTTCAGTCCCGACGAAAGCCTCGTAGCGCTCACGAGTCTTCAGTTCAATGCTTGCCTCGTGGAAACCAAGACGGGGAGGTTGCGCGGACTCGTCCCGCCGCAGTTGCCGACGGCCAGCGCGTTCGAGGACGAGGGGATCATTGTCCCCGGAGCCTGGCTCAGCGACGGCTCCGGCCTCTTGATGGCGACGATGATGTCTGGACTGCAGCTGTTCGAGCTGGGATCGTACTCGCTCAAGCCGCTTGGGACTGGCCCAGGCTCCATGAGCGCCCTGGCGGACAACTCTCTGTCCTCACCATCAGTGATCCGTAGGGAAATGGACCAGAGCTTGCTGCTGTTTTCGGTGTCGGGCTACCCGGCGGTCGAGATCGTCGCTGGGCAAACGCGCAATCTTGGCCTGCCCGAAGGTGAATTTGCGCTGTTTGCCGCTAGCCCCGACGGAGAGCGGTACGTCCGCGAGGAGCAGACTGGCGCCGTGATCCGCTCCACGCGGACGGGTGAGCTGGTCGCAACGCTGAACCAATCGAAGGGCAGTGGGCTGAGTTTCGACCCCAAAGGTCGCTGGGTGTTCCTGTCGGACTCCGACCAGGTGAGCGTGTGGGATGCTGCGACCGGAGAGCGCCGGCTCTCGCTCTCGAGCTGCCCGCCTGCTTCACGCGCAAGGGCGTACGGAACTCCGTGACTAGCGTGGCTGGGCCGCGGTCACCGCATCCCACAGCTCCTCGAAGCGTTTGCGAGAGTCGGCAGTCAGCAATGCGCGCGAGGTGTCGCCGACTTCGAAGTGTGCGTCCCCAACGAACAGCGTGATGTAGCGCATGCCGTAGTGGGGCGATGAACGCTGCGGCGGGTCGACGCGCTCGAGGGAGCAGAAGCGCACCGCGCGTGCCTTCGCGTATAGCTCGTCCAGCAGCTTGCTCGGGACGACCTTGCAAGGTGGCGCGTCGCCTGCTGGCTTGCAGTCGCTCCCTCTGAGTTCGACTCCGCGTCGCTCCGCCTCGCGACCTCTAGGCAAGATGTGCTGAGCGATGCGAATGCCGAAGTCCGCGGGACGCTTCTCGCTGAGCTCACACGGTCGCGGACTCACAGCGGGCGCCGTGGCCTCGCGTGCTTTGTCCGTTGCGTCCGGCGCCGCGCTGGCTTGGTTCTGTGCGGAAATTACCCCTGCAGCTGGGGTGGGCTGTGCGTCGCCCCTCACCCCCGAAATCGGGAGCTGACCCCCAGAGGGCGAATCAGCCCCTGTGGGTTTGGACGCGCGCGTCTCGCTACAAGCTAGCAGCAAGAGTGCGCTGAAGACGAGCAGGCGGCGCGGCATTGGCTCCAAACAGCGTAGCCTAGTAGGCTCCCCGGCGTGCTGCTGTTCAAGAAAGAGTTTTGGGAGGGGCTGAAAGACGGATCCATCACGCTGACGTTTCGTCGCTGGCAGAAGGCCCGCGTGAAGCCCGGCGGGCGCTACCGCTGCCACCCGATTGGGGTGCTCGAGGTGGACGATATCCGCTTGATCCAGGTCAAAGAGATCACCCCAAAAGACGCGAAGGCGGCGGGCTTCGCGTCGAAGCCTGCGCTCATCGAGTACCTCGGGGAACTGGGCGAGATCGCTGATGACACGGAGATCTATCGCGTCGCGCTCCACCACGGCGGTGATGGGGACCGGGTGCAGTTGGCGCTCCAGGACCAGCTGACTCCGGAGGACATCCAGGAAATCAGAGGCAAGCTCGAGCGCATGGACAAGAAGGGCCCGTGGACGCTGCAGACGCTCGAGTTGATCGAGAAGCAGCCGCGCATCGCCGCATCGAAGCTGGCGAAGCAGGTGAAAAGAGAAACGGCGCCATTCAAGGCCGACGTGGTGAAGCTCAAGAAGTTGGGGCTGACCCAGAGCTTCGAAGTCGGCTATGAAGTGGCGCCGCGCGGAAAAGCGTATCTTGCCGCGACGCGCGCTACATCACGCCGCCGAAGCTGATGCCACCCCAGGGTATGAAGCCGCCCTGGGGCCCATTGGTTGTTTTTAGGGGGGAGGGACAGCCTGCCCAGTCAGTGGCGCGGCGGATCTCGTAGCTGCGCTCGCGCCATGGCTGGCGTTTGCCCGGTCCAGCGCTTGAAGGCGCGGTGAAACGCAGAGGGTTCGGAGTAACCCAGCAAGTAGCCTATCTCTGCAAGCCCGATCCGTGGATCCTCGAGGTAATGCTGCGCGAGGTCGCGTCGCAAGCCTTCCAACACTTGGTCGAACTGCGCGCCTTCGTCCGCGAGCCGCCGCTGCAAGCTCCGGTCGCTCAGCTTGAGGCGCGCAGCGACGGCGGAGAGGCGAGCCTCACGGGGGTCGCTGCCCAAGGCTTGCGTCAGGACCCGCCTCACTTCATCCGTGGTGGTTTCGCGCTTCGGAGGGCGCTGGGCAAGGAGAGCCTCCGCGTGGCGTTGGAGCAGACTGGAGAGCTTCGGGTCGGTGTTTGGGATCCCGAGATCCGTGACACTCCTCGGCAGCTCGACCAGGTTGCAGTCGCCGCCGAAACTCGGCACTACTCCAAACACATTGAGATACGCGTCCAGTGTCGACCTTGGTGGCGGCGCGTGATGGAAGCTCACACGAATCACTGCGATCTCACGCCCGATGAGCTGACCCCCAATGACAACCAGAGAGGCGAGGGTGAACTCTGCGGCGTGGCGTGACTGCTTCAGCGGTTGGGGCAGGCGGTGTTCCACGCAGAGGGAGTCTCCACGGTAGGCGAGCTCGAAGGTTGCTGCATCGTGGACCAGGCGGTTGTAACGCTGGAGGCGCCGTAGGGAGGCCTCCAGGGTGGGAGCGGTGCGGACGGCGTAGTCGAGGACGTCGAAGTCTCCGGCCCGCACCCGCTTCGCCACTGAGATGCCGAACCAGTCGTCCCCGCTGAGCCGCGCCGCGGTGTCCCAGAGGTCGGTCTCGAGGCGCATGCTGATCCGTGCGTCGGGATCTTTGGCGAGGCTGATGTCGAAGCCCGTGGCCCCGCACAGCGCCTCGGCATCGACTCCGAAGGCTGCGGCGCTCTGGACGATCAGCGCTCCGACCGCTGCAGACACCTCGGGGACCGTGTGCACCCAATCACGCTCTCACGTCCGGCTGCTGACGTCAGCGGTCAACGTTTTCGGCGCCTGAGGTCAGTGCCCTCGCGCAGAGCGTCCGCATGCTCTGGACTATGAAATATGCGCGAAAGGTGGCCGTTTGCGGCCTCTTCACTCGCACTTTGCTCAGTACCGCCAACCTCCTGGCCGCGCCACTGGGCGAGTGGGACCGGAGTGAACCGAGCGGTGACGTCGAGCTAGACCCGACGGCGTACGTGCTCGACGGCTACTCCGTCCACGCAGGCATCAATCAGGGGCATTTTCGCCTGGACTTGGGCGCGTTCGCGCTGGCAGTCCCCGAGTTCGTCCACGGCAACCCGGACTACCATGTGGCGTTTCACGGCTACGGGGCGAAGTTTCAGTATTTCTTCGCGGAAAAACATTCGGGTGGGTTCGTTGGGGTCGATGTCGGGCACTCGCGCTTGCTCGCCGAGCGGAAGGGGACAGACCTCGCAGAGACCGACGATAGCGTGAGCCTTGGCCTCCACGCGGGGTACCGCCTTGACTTGTTTGCTGGCTTCTACCTCAACGCTTGGATTGGGGTTGGTTACGCGGTGGGCGCCGAGGACATCACCCTCGCGGGAAAGACATTCGAGGCTCAGCCGCTCTTGGTGTTCCCCGCCATCCACCTCGGATATGCGTTCAGGTGATCACGCTTGCGGTGCTTGCGATGATGGACGCGCGCTGGGTCTAGGCTTGCCTGAGCCAGTCCAGCGCTTGAGTTCGCTTTTCGAAGGACTTCATCGGGTAGTGACGCTCGCCGAACCACAAGACCGCGGTGAGGACGCCGCGCACGATCGCCGAGTCCGTGACGAACGCTGCACGCCTGAGTTGGCGATGAGTCCCGTCGCGGTCACCTTCGTCGAGCCACTGGCGAATGCGCTGCCGCTGGCGCGCACTGATGCTCGGTGCGCCGTCAGGAGCCTCGTGGAGCGTGAGGTAGGTCGAACTCAGACCTCCGACGATCTTGTCGTGACGTGCGATCGCGGTATCTAGCGCCGCGTCGGAGAACTGGCGGTGCCACGTGATGTGAAGCACGCCGTCGTCGAGCCAATGTTCAGTGAACGCGCTTTCTTCCAAAGGTGCCCCCGCTTCCCGGCAAGGCAAGCTTAGCTCAACCCGTGCTGCGACGGCTTCCTGCTCGCACCCTGAACGGCGAAAAGCGGCCGGCGTTGAGCGGATTCGTCAGTTTGAGACGGGCGTTGGAAGGGGTGCTATCGCTCGAGGCATGAGATCGCGTGATCCGGTCCTCTCGA
It includes:
- a CDS encoding AAA family ATPase → MAQAPFLTRLALRDDAPLDATRFPGNLPFLRDLRIDFESPVTFLVGENGSGKSTVLEAIAALSNLPVHGGGRNELASSHAPGTHSDLAPYLRAAFRERPKDGYFFRAEFQAHFASLLDQRRVDPDFTLHGVPADPYPRYGGRSLHTRSHGEAFLAMFETWLSPGLVLMDEPEAALSPQRQLALLGHMARLLRKDAAQFIIATHSPIFLTFPGARLLSFDSVPLSWISAQETSHVQITRSVLGNPERFWSQLLALEARKKR
- a CDS encoding DUF4261 domain-containing protein codes for the protein MLSNMGNPLVLCIPGPWADRGEFLAAVARHEPPARFLFAGQVLSDTNTQERVEVDFQDPDPHLEEAFGIAGQGHLEPSLLSDVARHKSVAYLIFPLDFPMERDRIHRFTALLRDIGGIAVKVESSGIAHSWPQWFELIAGTRLDQYSACVTLIGGQSYYYSCGMHHFGMPDTAVSRSVRDTEAAYTLNVFNMYLLEEAPKLEDGHTFSIAQDAPKFRLRHTPDERHPQDDLFHNPNGLWCLDLLAN
- a CDS encoding AraC family transcriptional regulator codes for the protein MSAAVGALIVQSAAAFGVDAEALCGATGFDISLAKDPDARISMRLETDLWDTAARLSGDDWFGISVAKRVRAGDFDVLDYAVRTAPTLEASLRRLQRYNRLVHDAATFELAYRGDSLCVEHRLPQPLKQSRHAAEFTLASLVVIGGQLIGREIAVIRVSFHHAPPPRSTLDAYLNVFGVVPSFGGDCNLVELPRSVTDLGIPNTDPKLSSLLQRHAEALLAQRPPKRETTTDEVRRVLTQALGSDPREARLSAVAARLKLSDRSLQRRLADEGAQFDQVLEGLRRDLAQHYLEDPRIGLAEIGYLLGYSEPSAFHRAFKRWTGQTPAMARAQLRDPPRH
- a CDS encoding Rrf2 family transcriptional regulator produces the protein MSYPTSYSQAVLILVFVADKIRQGLYEHVPTRAVAESLGIPTPTVAKILQSLVRAGYIETQEGAKGGVRLALPASKISLADVLHAMELKRPLFQTHQRVRAKGERPTKAQAAIQSALTSAEGAMRQSLAQTSIEQLLTQFGK
- a CDS encoding STAS/SEC14 domain-containing protein, translated to MLHITWHRQFSDAALDTAIARHDKIVGGLSSTYLTLHEAPDGAPSISARQRQRIRQWLDEGDRDGTHRQLRRAAFVTDSAIVRGVLTAVLWFGERHYPMKSFEKRTQALDWLRQA
- a CDS encoding GNAT family N-acetyltransferase, which translates into the protein MHSRTYSTKSGEVLLRAMRTDDIDTLIALNKLCFPSMAEQNVVWNRGQLSNHLRVFPEGQLVVEKDGVVVGAAASLIVHMGTDPYRQHTYSGVTDGGFFHNHDPQGDTLYGADVYVHPDLQGTGVGRVLYDARRELCKRLNLRRILAGGRMYGYHEVASALTPEEYVASVEEGKRRDLVLSFQLREGFVVRGILKNYIRDPLSNNSATLIEWQNPDFKPSEDGDVRKVRVACVQYQVRRVNSFEEFADQTEYFVETASEYRADFVVFPELFSVQLLSQDSMKKLPSLDGIKRLTELETPFFDLMTRMAKDYGVHIVAGTHPIARDGVIYNVSPLFFPDGRHVIQPKLHITPSERKYWGITGGNELPVIQTPKAKVGILICYDSEFPEAARHLADEGAEIIFVPYCTDTREGHLRVRYCCQARAIENQVYVAAAGVIGNLPSVAAMDIHYGRAAVFTPSDFEFARDGVQAQADSNVEMLLVTDLDINDLYRSRMSGSVTPRLDRRRDLFEFRSRVKNSEFGPEESEPIDPGGDD